In Pempheris klunzingeri isolate RE-2024b chromosome 5, fPemKlu1.hap1, whole genome shotgun sequence, the DNA window tcagtttagtttgggTGAAATGAGCCTTTGAACTGTGCCTGCAGCTTtgattttcaaataatttaattcatcaGTCAGTTTTGATATCTATGATTAAAGGTAGATAAGTTGAGGTGCAATATTTACTGACTCTGTAGCCTGGTGTGTTGGTGTTGTATCTTTTATGTGTGTTGGTGCTGCTCAGGTTAATGTAGAGACTAGAGTCTCATCTTGACACTGATCATTGTCTTGGTGTGCTTGAGTCCTCTTAGAGTGAAGACTGGTCCTATTCACCGACTGGCTCTTTGTAGGCCAGTCAGCCACATGGACAGTTACAAACTGTTGCGCCTCGATCCTAAGTTTGCCGTCACTGGACTGATGCTGCAATTACATCAAAGCAGAATTAGACAAAACTAAGTCAAAGCAGTCTTCCATTGGGAAAGATTTTAGAAATGGGATGCTCACAGACGTGATGTGGTTCTTTCTTAACTAGTTGTAGCTTTGGTTAGTTTTTGACATGTTGCAGTTACCTGTAAGTTAAGCATGTGCAGACTATTGTGAATGAAGTTTTTCATAAATACATTGTATGTTTTAATACCAGTGTGATTTGGTGAGAGTGCAGATTTCAGATTGTCAGACTGATTTGATATTAGAAAGTGATGCCTGTTGGTTTGTATTTAGAATAAACTCAGAATAGGAATTTTATCAGATTTGTTAACTATTTTGTCAAGTTTTACAAGAAGAGCAGTGCTTTTATAATAAGTACCTTCCCAAAGTGCTAACCCAATTTCCCAGTATTTGTCTGGagttacttttatttttcccaCCCTGGATAGATGTCACATGACCTTTTCTGTCCTTCACGTGTCTCCACAGCCACCCGGGGTACTTTGGTAAGGTGGGTATGAGACATTACCACCTGAAGAGGAACACAACCCACTGCCCCACCATCAACCTGGACAAGCTGTGGACGCTGGTGAGCGAGCAGACCAGGCTCAACTATGGCAAGAAGCCTGACGGACCTGCACCCATCATTGATGCTGTGCGCGCTGTAAGTATCAGCCACCAAGTCTGATATATTGGAACAGTAGTGCAGAGAGAGCTGGGGTCAGTTGGAGCATGAATGACAGTCTGCAAAACCTAACATGCTGATGAACTGGGATACACTGACCCTATAATATGTTGGGGGTTTTGGTTTATTTAAGACTTAAAATATGTGCCATGTGTTATTAACAGTTATAGAACAGAAACAATACATTGGGTTGTAGTTGCagagtttttctgtctgtctcagaaTGTCCTCGACACATTGGGGTTGACAGATTTGCTAACTGAACAAGGCCCAATCAAAGCAGGGTGACAAGTTTGGAAGATAAATGATGTGTTAACAGTTTTGGGGTTGTTCCAATATTAACACAAAAAGTAAGGCATAACATATTGAGTACCCCTCTCTGTGCTGTTGGTGTTCTCATGTGGGGCCAAGTGTATTTCCCTAGTTTGCTTCGTTCAGTGTGAGCTGTTCCGATTTTGGTACTCATGGACGTGTCTGACAAAGTGAAAAGTCAAAAACACGAGTAGCATCTCGGCAACATTCAGACACCTGGAAAGGAATTGCAGGACTTGGCATTGGAGTCTCCCTAACTGTATATGTAGTattatacatgtacagtattttatgTTGATGTGCTGCTTGGCTTaaaattgattttgttttgacagtAGTTGACCGATAATTGAAAGGGCTTTGTGAACCTTTAACTGCTCCATAATTTCCTGTTGAGCATGGCTGAACACTGCACCCTGAGCTACTGGATGTTTATGTGCAGATGTGGTCAGCGGTTATGTGGCTGCACTAATAttgtcacttttattttttaatttcgCAGGGCTACTACAAAGTTCTGGGCAAAGGCAAGCTGCCCAAGCAGCCCGTGATCGTCAAGGCCAAGTTCTTCAGCCGACGGGCCGAGGAGAAGATCAAGGCAGTGGGAGGAGCCTGTGTGCTGATGGCATAAAgctcctgtcagtgttttttgcaaaaataaactgtataaatGGAAACTACATTTGTCATGCCTGATTTAAATGCCCCCGTGTATGGCAGTTATGTGCtacattttgagttttttgcTCTGAAAATGCCATCAACATTTGTTACATGTTCGTAATTTCGTAAATTTGATATCAGATAAGTGTTATAGTTTGATCACCAGTGGtatacttttaaaaatgtggcaAAGAGGAATTTTTGAATGGCAAATTATAACTTCCCTGGTACACTTAAAGGTTTTCAGAACGTGACTTCACTAAGTAAAAGAGTTAATACatgtaaaactaaaaatactccattacaagtcagtgcagcatttaaaattcaaagtataatcaggaaaaaGGATTAAAGGGAAAAGCATCCACTTAAAGGACTGTATGATAAACTACACCTGTAGGTTATATTGGACTATTACTCAGTCACACATCGACGTTAAAGAAGGATTTTactggttgaggtggagcttgTTTTTAACCACCTAGTGCAGAACTACAACTCATTATTttgatgatggatgaatgatcTGCTGCAAATCTTATCAAGTTGTTTGGTTTGTTAAAATTGAGAAGTTCCTATCACAATCACTCAGAAGTTTTATCCCACCAGCAGTCCAAACCAGACGATTATTGAAAAGCAGTAAATATTAACATCACCGTGAAATGACCGATCATTTCAGATGTACATACCTATAGGTAGTTTGATTTCTAACTAAACATATTTCAtaagctttgtgtgtttttatctgagtTTGTTactgaagctgtcagataaatgtggagtaaaacatacagtatttcctTCTGATATATAGAAGTGTCAAGTAGCATTAAAAGATTAAAGTAAAGTACATTAAGTGAGAATATTTACTTAGTTACATCCCACCACTGCTAATGACATTAATTCATCTCATTAGAGAGGAAACATTTCCACGTGACTTGGGCTTTACatgcggaggaggaggaggagggcggggtTTAGCGTGCAGGATTTCCTGTGCTGTCATTTGAACGCAGCACGGCTCCGGGCTGAGCGTTAACCTGGAGCTGAACGAGGAAAATGTGAGAAGCAAAAGCGAAGTGAATGAAGAACCGCCGGCTCCTCTGGTCGTTTGGCTTCATGTGTCTGCTGACTGGCCGAAGCGTCCAGCTCTGAGCCCGCTGAACAGGTAAAGCAGTAAATAATCTGTGTACTGGAGATTTGTTGACACAGCACGTAGAACGCTGAAGTTCTCGGGATGGAACGTTAACAGAATGCGAATGGAACGTGACGTGGCCGTTGGAATCGTGTGACGTCGGGGTGTTTGTGCGTGTGATCACAGACGGCGGACTGATGAAGGAGAAAGTGAACAGATACTGAAGAAAAGTGACAACAGCGTTCAGAGGGGGTTAATCTTCACGCATGCGCTGTTCCCAACATCTCATGCTGTAGTTCACTCGTAAATTCTGCTGCTTTTTGTGGTTATAAGTTTCTGATTTTGACAGAACTACCAGGGGACCGTGATCAGAGAAGCTCTGTAGACTTTTTAGTGGATTGAAGCATCAAATTTATTATATTCCAAAGAGGTAGGCTATGTGTTGACATGTCACTGGCATTATAACCTATTTAAAATTGTGTGATTTTACATCTGTATTGATATCAAAACAGACTTAAATAGTATTTTAGTCAATTGATCTGCCCAT includes these proteins:
- the rpl27a gene encoding large ribosomal subunit protein uL15 produces the protein MPTKKTKTRKLRGHVSHGHGRIGKHRKHPGGRGNAGGMHHHRINFDKYHPGYFGKVGMRHYHLKRNTTHCPTINLDKLWTLVSEQTRLNYGKKPDGPAPIIDAVRAGYYKVLGKGKLPKQPVIVKAKFFSRRAEEKIKAVGGACVLMA